In a genomic window of Flammeovirga agarivorans:
- a CDS encoding M13 family metallopeptidase, with amino-acid sequence MSKILSKALCLTLGVGTMLATSCNSPQSSESDTTEAALDLSNMDKSVNPGDDFYAFANGGWMKKAEIPADRGRWGSFDELRERNEKATLKVLKEAATSSSLKKGSDQEKAVFMYESGMDSAKIESLGASPIQPYLAKVDGIKNLKDLQKVLQELHLSSTSVFFGPGVFQDLKNSEIQSLYLGYAGLGLPNKDYYTKDDDASKEKRAQYIQHIENMMSMIGVSGASQKIFDLENSLAEFNMTPVEERDPRSQYNPMSISDLQKKCKTINWKEYLAYINVPADTIIVNHPIYFQKLDGILKSTSISTIKNYLKWHIVHEAAPYLSSDFVNESFDFYGKKMRGLEVNRPRWKRVLGTTNGTLGFALGKLYVETEFPAEAKEKAEKMVNNIKQAFSERINNLDWMSAETKQKAQEKLASFTVKIGYPDKWETYEDLEISKDAYFQNIVNSSVYEFKKNMKEFGKPVDKTKWGMTPQTVNAYYNPLYNEIVFPAAILQPPFYNYKADEAVNYGGIGAVIGHEISHGFDDSGRRFDAHGEMKDWWTHEDGETFQGKAKMVVDQYNAYYPLEDLHINGELTLGENIADIGGVAVAYDGLQRYLEMQPEKPGMIDGFTQEQRFFLSWATIWRTKSREEALRNQIMSDPHSPGQYRATGPLSDFDPFYEAFNVVEGDSMYVAPNDRAKVW; translated from the coding sequence ATGAGTAAAATCTTATCTAAAGCATTATGCCTGACGTTAGGTGTCGGTACAATGCTTGCGACTTCATGTAACTCGCCTCAATCATCTGAATCAGATACTACCGAAGCAGCTTTAGACTTGTCAAATATGGATAAGTCTGTAAACCCAGGAGACGACTTCTATGCATTCGCTAATGGTGGATGGATGAAAAAAGCAGAAATCCCTGCTGATAGAGGTAGATGGGGTAGCTTTGATGAACTAAGAGAAAGAAATGAGAAAGCAACTTTAAAAGTTTTAAAAGAAGCGGCGACATCTTCATCACTAAAAAAAGGATCTGACCAAGAAAAAGCTGTTTTCATGTATGAAAGCGGTATGGATTCTGCAAAAATTGAATCTCTAGGAGCTTCACCTATCCAACCTTATTTAGCTAAGGTAGATGGTATCAAGAATTTAAAAGATCTTCAAAAAGTTCTTCAAGAACTTCACCTTTCAAGTACTTCTGTATTCTTTGGTCCTGGTGTATTCCAAGATTTGAAAAATTCTGAAATTCAATCATTGTATTTAGGATATGCTGGTTTGGGTCTTCCAAACAAAGACTATTACACTAAAGACGATGATGCATCAAAAGAAAAAAGAGCTCAATACATACAACATATTGAAAATATGATGTCGATGATTGGCGTATCTGGTGCTTCACAAAAGATTTTTGATCTCGAAAACTCTTTAGCGGAATTCAATATGACGCCAGTGGAAGAACGTGATCCAAGGTCACAATACAATCCAATGTCGATTAGTGACTTGCAAAAAAAGTGTAAAACAATTAATTGGAAAGAGTATTTAGCTTACATTAATGTACCTGCAGATACTATTATTGTTAATCACCCTATCTACTTCCAAAAGTTAGATGGTATTTTAAAATCTACTTCTATATCTACTATTAAAAACTACTTGAAGTGGCATATCGTTCATGAAGCAGCTCCTTATTTAAGTAGCGATTTCGTTAATGAAAGCTTTGACTTCTATGGTAAAAAAATGCGTGGTTTAGAAGTGAACCGTCCAAGATGGAAGCGTGTTTTAGGAACTACAAATGGTACTTTAGGTTTTGCATTAGGTAAATTATATGTAGAGACAGAATTCCCTGCCGAAGCTAAAGAAAAAGCAGAGAAAATGGTCAATAATATTAAGCAGGCTTTCTCTGAAAGAATCAATAACCTTGATTGGATGAGTGCTGAAACAAAACAAAAAGCACAAGAGAAATTAGCAAGCTTTACAGTAAAAATTGGTTACCCTGACAAGTGGGAGACTTATGAAGATTTAGAAATCTCTAAAGATGCATACTTCCAAAATATCGTAAACTCTAGTGTTTATGAGTTTAAGAAAAACATGAAAGAGTTCGGTAAGCCTGTAGATAAAACTAAATGGGGTATGACTCCTCAAACGGTAAATGCTTATTACAACCCATTATATAATGAGATTGTATTCCCTGCAGCGATTCTTCAACCACCTTTCTATAATTACAAAGCTGATGAAGCAGTAAACTATGGTGGTATTGGTGCTGTGATCGGTCATGAAATTTCTCACGGATTTGATGATTCAGGTCGTAGATTTGATGCTCATGGCGAAATGAAAGATTGGTGGACACATGAGGATGGTGAAACTTTCCAAGGAAAAGCGAAGATGGTTGTAGACCAATACAACGCTTATTATCCATTAGAAGATTTACATATCAACGGTGAGTTAACACTGGGTGAAAATATCGCAGATATTGGTGGTGTTGCTGTTGCTTACGATGGTTTACAACGCTACTTAGAAATGCAACCAGAAAAGCCAGGTATGATTGATGGTTTCACACAAGAACAACGTTTCTTCCTATCATGGGCAACAATCTGGAGAACAAAATCTAGAGAAGAGGCATTAAGAAATCAAATTATGTCTGATCCACACTCACCAGGTCAATATAGAGCTACAGGTCCTTTATCAGACTTTGATCCTTTCTATGAGGCATTCAATGTTGTTGAAGGTGATTCAATGTATGTTGCTCCTAATGACAGAGCTAAAGTTTGGTAG
- a CDS encoding transporter suffix domain-containing protein has product MKTSLKSKIGLGFIILGFICPVFGLIVPLLGFSSTVTAALVTFFLVGGPEILFVLGGILAGKEGIQLVKGKIKKLFGLPEENYPATSAQYKLGVICIVTWFILLVVPGYIPNLFEMPFIRENLLYLSIGTDIMFIVGVFILGGNQMITKIGDVIKWQPWQLPLKK; this is encoded by the coding sequence ATGAAAACATCATTAAAAAGTAAAATCGGTTTAGGGTTTATCATTTTAGGTTTTATATGTCCTGTATTTGGGTTGATTGTGCCTTTGTTAGGTTTTAGTAGTACAGTAACGGCCGCTCTTGTTACATTTTTTTTAGTAGGAGGCCCTGAAATTCTGTTCGTATTAGGAGGGATTTTAGCAGGAAAAGAAGGAATACAGCTAGTAAAAGGAAAGATCAAAAAACTTTTTGGATTGCCAGAAGAGAACTATCCGGCAACTTCTGCACAATATAAATTAGGTGTTATATGTATAGTGACTTGGTTTATTCTTTTGGTTGTTCCTGGGTATATTCCTAACCTTTTTGAAATGCCCTTTATTAGAGAAAACCTTCTTTATTTATCTATAGGGACTGATATAATGTTTATTGTTGGAGTATTTATTTTGGGAGGAAATCAGATGATCACAAAAATTGGAGATGTGATAAAATGGCAGCCTTGGCAATTACCTTTAAAAAAATAA